The Oceanispirochaeta sp. M1 genome contains a region encoding:
- a CDS encoding NAD(P)H-dependent oxidoreductase subunit E produces MKAMKSAGVPTDQKTVEQLIPTDIIPQIDDIIKRYKTSEGALIPVLQSAQNLLGYLPQEILIHISEKLNISLSEVTGVVSFYSFFSTIPRGEHVVRVCLGTACYVRGGKEVLAALEKVLGIRVGETSEDRKFSLEIGRCFGACGLAPVVMIGDDVHQRVKPSKIRELLEPYKEEAENAS; encoded by the coding sequence ATGAAAGCTATGAAATCAGCAGGGGTCCCCACAGATCAGAAGACAGTAGAACAACTGATCCCGACGGACATCATTCCTCAGATAGATGATATCATCAAACGTTATAAAACGTCTGAAGGGGCTCTCATCCCTGTGCTTCAGTCAGCCCAGAATCTTCTGGGTTACCTTCCTCAGGAGATACTTATTCATATCAGTGAAAAACTGAATATTTCTTTGAGCGAAGTGACAGGGGTGGTCTCGTTCTACTCTTTCTTCTCAACAATCCCCAGGGGTGAACATGTTGTCCGTGTATGCCTGGGAACCGCCTGTTATGTGAGAGGCGGTAAGGAAGTCCTGGCAGCCCTGGAAAAAGTTCTGGGCATAAGGGTGGGAGAAACCAGCGAAGACAGAAAATTTTCTCTGGAGATAGGACGCTGCTTCGGTGCCTGCGGGCTGGCTCCAGTAGTTATGATTGGTGATGATGTTCACCAGAGGGTAAAACCATCGAAGATCAGGGAACTTCTGGAACCCTATAAAGAGGAGGCGGAAAATGCATCCTGA
- a CDS encoding bifunctional 2-polyprenyl-6-hydroxyphenol methylase/3-demethylubiquinol 3-O-methyltransferase UbiG, giving the protein MDLTMLAYNNSAGDYDSKFSTYSVYKKRIYDFAEILSPGSRILDLGCGSGINAEIMQSQGHSVTGLDSSESMLDLARRRCPEQFFIQGSVNSLGDSLKRYDLNVPFDALCLSFIIVHLNDEECYDLLKILRSLIKDDGLLYLSFMPLAEGKTPGYEKTSFSEDEIYFHYHNTDVLISILIESGFRLESRIVEEYEEKDGSVTADLFLMFRSTGGDPQYVL; this is encoded by the coding sequence ATGGATTTAACTATGCTGGCATATAACAATTCAGCCGGGGACTATGATAGTAAATTCAGTACTTATTCAGTATACAAAAAACGGATATATGATTTTGCCGAGATACTGAGCCCAGGCAGCCGGATTCTTGATCTGGGCTGCGGCAGCGGTATCAATGCAGAAATTATGCAGAGTCAGGGACACTCCGTTACAGGTCTGGACAGTTCTGAATCCATGCTGGACCTTGCACGCCGGAGATGTCCTGAGCAGTTTTTCATACAGGGTTCTGTTAACTCCCTGGGGGATTCACTGAAGAGATATGATCTGAATGTCCCATTCGATGCTCTATGCCTATCATTTATCATAGTCCATCTCAATGATGAGGAATGCTATGATCTCCTGAAGATTCTGAGATCTCTGATAAAGGATGATGGTCTTCTCTATCTGAGCTTCATGCCCCTGGCCGAAGGAAAAACTCCAGGCTATGAAAAGACAAGTTTTTCAGAGGATGAAATATACTTCCATTACCATAATACAGATGTTCTGATCAGTATCCTTATAGAGAGTGGATTCCGGCTGGAATCCAGAATTGTAGAAGAGTATGAGGAAAAGGACGGCTCGGTTACGGCAGATCTTTTCTTGATGTTCCGCAGTACTGGAGGAGACCCACAGTATGTTTTATAG
- a CDS encoding GNAT family N-acetyltransferase, translating into MFYRYIDHELQLCLLNREKSAALYNLTNRNRAWLRQWLPWVDSIQKQGDTDYFISACLKRFATGEQLTCGILYQNELSGVAGFNRYNYKTATAYIGYWLSEDICGRGVMTRTVQELEKIAFFDMNLSKVEIHCAVENKNSRKIPIRLGYKEEGTIRRAEYLYGKIVDHVIYGILKEEYLNRNKH; encoded by the coding sequence ATGTTTTATAGATATATTGATCACGAACTGCAGCTCTGTCTTCTTAACAGAGAGAAATCAGCAGCCCTGTACAATCTTACAAACAGAAACAGGGCCTGGCTGCGTCAGTGGCTTCCCTGGGTCGACAGCATACAGAAACAGGGAGATACAGACTACTTTATCTCCGCATGTCTTAAAAGATTTGCAACGGGTGAACAGCTCACCTGCGGTATTCTTTACCAGAACGAACTCTCAGGAGTTGCCGGATTCAATCGTTATAATTACAAAACAGCTACGGCTTATATCGGTTACTGGCTCTCCGAAGATATCTGCGGCAGGGGAGTTATGACCCGAACGGTTCAGGAACTTGAAAAGATTGCATTTTTTGATATGAACCTCAGTAAGGTAGAGATTCACTGCGCCGTTGAAAATAAGAACAGCCGAAAGATCCCCATACGCCTGGGATACAAAGAAGAAGGGACCATCCGGAGGGCCGAATATCTTTACGGCAAGATTGTGGATCATGTAATTTACGGCATTCTTAAAGAAGAATATCTCAACAGAAATAAACACTGA